A window of Photobacterium toruni genomic DNA:
CCAACTACCTAGTGTGGTATAAGGTGTCATTCCAATGGTTGGAATGACTTTATCTTTTAATACGCCAGTAACAAATTGTGGTAATTGTTTGGTGATATGACCATTGTGATCAACCACTGCTGTAATCCCCGTATTTGTTCCCCGTAACAATGGCTTACCTAACTCAAGTGCCCGCATTTGGGCAATTTCCATGTGCTGAAATGGGCCAATTGAATGACCAAACCATGCATCATTAGACAGCGTGAGTAATAACTCAGTTTTTTTGGTGACGTTTTCACGAATTTGTTCACCAAATGCAATTTCATAACACAGTGCAGGTGCAATTGAATAACCATGAGCTTGAATATTCGGTTGAATATAAGCTCCACGACTAAATGACGACATCGGCAGATTAAAGAACGGCGCTAATGGACGTAGAATACTCGCAAACGGGACAAATTCACCAAAAGGTAATAAGTGATGTTTTGTATAACGCGTGGCTGTATTGTAGTTATACGGGCCATCTGCATCGACACCAAGTGTCAAAATATTATTAAAAAACTCACCATCAGCTTTTTGATCTAAGATGCCGGTGATTACGGTACTATTATTGGCACGGGCGGCAGCATCAAGATTTTGTAAGAAGGTTGGAATATCTTCTTCAAGTGCAGGAATTGCAGCTTCTGGCCAAATAATTAAATCGGCACCCCAGTTATCGCGAGTGAGATCCATATATTTCATTAAGGTTGGCCAGCGGTGACTTGGCAGCCATTTCTCTTCTTGTGAAATATTACCTTGGATCAAAGCTACGCTAACACTGTGTTTAGGATCGGGTTTTACCCACTGTGGAATACCGGCTAATACCGCTAACAGTGCCACTAATACTGTAACCATGAATGGACGCCAGTTACGGTAGTATAGTGTGGCAGTTATTGAGCCTGAGATCAGTACTAATGCGAGGGTGATCCCTTCGACACCTAAAATTGGAGCAAAGTGTGCTAAAGGCGTATTGAGCTGACTGTAACCCATCCATAGCCAAGGAAAGCCAGTAAATAGCCAGCCGCGGATCCAATCAAGTACTAACCAAATAACAGGGCCAGAAAGTAGTAATTGGTGTAAAGGCCGTTGTCGATTAAAGCGATTAAAGAAATAACCAAATAACGCAGGATATAATGCTAAGTAACTAATCAATAAGCACATTAAGAACATGCTAGCAATTTTAGGCATACCACCAAAGGTATCAATGCTGACATGTACCCAGCTAATGCCTGTGCCAAACATCCCTAGGCCATAGAAAAATCCAATCAGTGCTGAGCGTTTAGGAGATTGTTTCTGTAATAAAAGGAAAAACAGAATCAGAGTTAATGGGGCGAAAAATGCGTAGTCATAAGGTGCAAAAGACAAGGTTGCAATCGCACCTGCAGGGACAGCTGCAAGCAACTGTCCCAATAAGATGAGTGTTTTTTTTGTCATCATTTACGGAGTAATGGTAGGTTGAAATGCCTCATCAGGGACAGTTACTTGTAACTGGATAACACGACGGTTATCAGACGAGGTCACTTTAAATGAATAACCATTGACTTCAATAACTTCACCGCGCGATGGTAAGTGACCAAAACTCATCATAACTAAGCCGCCGACAGTATCGACTTCTTCGTCACAAAATGAGGTATGGAACAGTTCATTGAAATCTTCAATAGTTGTTAGGGCTTTGACCGCGTAAGTATGTTTACTTAACTGACGAACTTCTTGTTCTTCTTCGTCGTCGAATTCATCCTCGATTTCGCCAACAATTTGTTCAAGAATATCTTCAATAGTGA
This region includes:
- the lnt gene encoding apolipoprotein N-acyltransferase → MTKKTLILLGQLLAAVPAGAIATLSFAPYDYAFFAPLTLILFFLLLQKQSPKRSALIGFFYGLGMFGTGISWVHVSIDTFGGMPKIASMFLMCLLISYLALYPALFGYFFNRFNRQRPLHQLLLSGPVIWLVLDWIRGWLFTGFPWLWMGYSQLNTPLAHFAPILGVEGITLALVLISGSITATLYYRNWRPFMVTVLVALLAVLAGIPQWVKPDPKHSVSVALIQGNISQEEKWLPSHRWPTLMKYMDLTRDNWGADLIIWPEAAIPALEEDIPTFLQNLDAAARANNSTVITGILDQKADGEFFNNILTLGVDADGPYNYNTATRYTKHHLLPFGEFVPFASILRPLAPFFNLPMSSFSRGAYIQPNIQAHGYSIAPALCYEIAFGEQIRENVTKKTELLLTLSNDAWFGHSIGPFQHMEIAQMRALELGKPLLRGTNTGITAVVDHNGHITKQLPQFVTGVLKDKVIPTIGMTPYTTLGSWPLYGYCLWALALSWLLVRRKRGHFRDLPPTETE